One segment of Tamlana crocina DNA contains the following:
- a CDS encoding Gfo/Idh/MocA family oxidoreductase: MTPEKAFKKIKWGIIGLGKIADKFATDLATISDAELYAVASRSQSKADEFAKKYQATKAYNSYEALAKDPDIDAVYIATPHSLHKDNAIMCLENGMAVLGEKPFAMDASEVGDMIAKAKEKNVLLMEALWTYFLPHYQYVLKELKNKTFGNIVKLEADFGFTRPYDTNTRLFAKNLGGGSLLDIGIYPIFVALSTLGMPKNIEADATFFENGTDSTCHMLFDYENGAKAELKSSLIEETPTQAIFHCEKGILKINTQFHAPSTVSIIKNGKEEVKDFNYTTIGYNYEAIHFNELLRKGKTESDIMTFDFSKKLIKTLDEVREIIGLDY, encoded by the coding sequence ATGACACCAGAGAAAGCATTTAAGAAAATAAAATGGGGCATTATTGGCCTCGGAAAAATAGCCGATAAATTCGCTACCGATTTGGCAACCATAAGCGATGCCGAACTGTATGCTGTGGCTTCGCGGTCGCAATCCAAAGCCGATGAATTTGCTAAAAAATACCAAGCGACAAAAGCTTACAACAGCTACGAAGCTTTAGCCAAAGACCCCGATATCGATGCGGTTTACATAGCTACGCCTCATAGCTTGCACAAAGACAACGCCATCATGTGTCTAGAAAACGGCATGGCTGTTTTAGGCGAAAAACCTTTTGCCATGGATGCCTCCGAAGTAGGCGACATGATTGCAAAAGCCAAAGAGAAAAACGTACTGTTAATGGAAGCGCTTTGGACCTATTTTTTACCACATTACCAATACGTTTTAAAAGAACTTAAAAATAAAACCTTTGGCAATATTGTAAAATTAGAAGCTGATTTTGGTTTTACGCGTCCGTACGACACCAACACCCGACTCTTTGCTAAAAATTTGGGCGGCGGTAGTCTGCTCGACATTGGCATCTACCCTATTTTTGTTGCGCTTTCTACTTTAGGAATGCCGAAAAATATTGAAGCCGATGCCACCTTTTTTGAGAATGGCACCGATAGCACCTGCCACATGCTTTTCGATTATGAAAATGGAGCAAAGGCCGAATTAAAAAGTTCTCTGATTGAAGAAACGCCCACCCAAGCCATTTTTCATTGCGAAAAGGGCATTTTAAAAATTAATACGCAATTTCATGCGCCATCTACGGTCTCCATTATAAAAAATGGAAAAGAAGAAGTTAAGGATTTTAACTATACCACTATTGGCTATAATTACGAGGCCATCCATTTTAATGAACTACTAAGAAAAGGAAAAACAGAAAGTGATATTATGACTTTCGATTTCAGTAAAAAACTGATTAAAACACTTGATGAGGTTCGGGAAATTATTGGGCTTGATTATTAA
- a CDS encoding flavin reductase: MTYFSASDIEQLDHIYKINLINSCSGYKSANLLGTRSAQGIKNVAVFSSVTHLGSSPALLGFFLRPTTVLRNTYQNIKDTGFYTINHIHEEIIQDAHHTSAKYESNVSEFEVTNLKPEYKNDFHAPFVEGAPIQLAMEFVEEYPIKANNTILVVGKIKALYVEDGLIENDGFINLSFAQVAAINGLDGYTIPQARERYGYQRPKNLVTNKD, translated from the coding sequence ATGACCTACTTTAGTGCTTCAGATATAGAACAGCTCGATCATATTTACAAGATAAACTTGATTAATAGTTGCTCGGGTTACAAATCTGCCAATCTACTTGGAACCCGATCAGCGCAGGGTATCAAAAATGTTGCAGTGTTCAGCTCAGTAACCCACTTAGGCTCCAGCCCTGCTCTGCTCGGTTTCTTTTTACGCCCCACTACAGTGTTAAGAAACACCTACCAAAATATTAAAGACACCGGTTTTTACACTATAAATCATATTCATGAAGAAATTATTCAAGATGCCCACCATACCTCGGCCAAATACGAATCTAACGTTTCAGAGTTCGAGGTTACCAATTTAAAACCAGAATATAAAAACGATTTTCATGCGCCGTTTGTTGAGGGTGCACCCATACAACTAGCGATGGAATTTGTTGAAGAGTACCCCATAAAAGCAAACAACACTATTTTGGTAGTGGGCAAAATTAAAGCACTTTACGTTGAAGATGGCTTAATTGAAAACGACGGATTCATTAATCTATCTTTCGCCCAAGTAGCCGCCATAAATGGATTAGACGGTTACACTATACCCCAAGCACGTGAACGCTACGGTTACCAACGACCCAAAAATTTAGTTACGAACAAGGATTAA
- a CDS encoding AarF/UbiB family protein, with translation MKTIDSIPTSKISRATKLVSTGAKVGVNYLKYYGDKLVTNEGEAKERLNKNNASDIYDGLKQLKGSALKVAQMLSMEKSILPRAYVEKFSLAQFSVPPLSPPLVTKTFKKYFGKTPNEIYDTFNATSVNAASIGQVHIAEKDGKKLAVKIQYPGVAESIASDLAMVKPVAISMFNIKGKDSDKYFKEVENKLTEETNYILELQQSEEIAQACRHIPNLKFPKYYEALSSERIITMDYMEGEHLSEFALHNSNQSTANKLGQALWDFYMYQIHSLKKVHADPHPGNFLISKEGELIALDFGCMKSIPEDFYVPYFELAKRENINNKVIFERKLFELEILKPEDSPEELEFFTKMFHEMLSLFTQPFQQDHFDFSDAEFFGKIADLGERYSKNTELKKMNGNRGSKHFIYINRTFFGLYNLMFDLKAQNITINNYLKL, from the coding sequence ATGAAAACAATTGATAGCATACCGACCTCGAAAATATCCAGAGCCACCAAATTGGTTTCCACAGGGGCCAAAGTGGGCGTAAATTACTTGAAATATTACGGCGATAAATTGGTAACTAATGAAGGCGAAGCCAAAGAACGTTTAAACAAAAATAATGCGTCCGATATTTACGATGGTTTAAAACAATTAAAAGGCAGTGCCCTTAAGGTGGCCCAAATGCTAAGTATGGAAAAAAGCATTTTGCCCCGTGCCTATGTCGAGAAATTCTCTTTAGCGCAATTCTCTGTGCCGCCACTTTCTCCGCCATTGGTCACCAAAACCTTTAAAAAATATTTTGGCAAAACACCAAATGAAATCTATGATACCTTTAACGCAACGTCTGTTAACGCGGCAAGCATTGGCCAAGTGCATATTGCCGAAAAAGATGGGAAAAAGCTTGCTGTGAAAATCCAATATCCAGGCGTTGCCGAAAGTATTGCTAGCGATTTGGCCATGGTAAAACCCGTGGCTATTAGCATGTTCAATATTAAAGGAAAGGATTCCGATAAATATTTCAAAGAAGTCGAAAATAAATTAACCGAAGAGACCAACTATATTTTGGAACTTCAACAGAGTGAAGAAATTGCCCAAGCATGCAGGCATATTCCAAACTTAAAATTTCCGAAATATTACGAAGCGTTGTCGTCAGAGCGCATCATCACCATGGATTATATGGAAGGCGAACACCTTTCGGAATTCGCGCTGCACAACTCCAACCAAAGCACAGCCAACAAATTGGGTCAGGCCCTTTGGGATTTTTACATGTATCAAATACATAGTTTAAAAAAAGTACATGCCGATCCACACCCGGGCAACTTTTTAATTTCAAAAGAAGGTGAATTGATTGCCCTAGATTTTGGATGTATGAAGTCGATTCCTGAAGATTTTTATGTACCGTATTTCGAGTTGGCTAAACGCGAGAATATCAACAACAAAGTTATTTTCGAAAGAAAATTATTTGAATTGGAAATTTTAAAACCGGAAGACTCACCTGAAGAATTGGAATTTTTCACTAAAATGTTCCATGAAATGTTAAGTTTATTTACCCAGCCGTTTCAACAAGACCATTTCGACTTTTCGGATGCAGAGTTTTTCGGAAAAATAGCCGACTTGGGTGAGCGCTATTCCAAAAACACCGAACTAAAAAAAATGAATGGCAATCGCGGCTCCAAGCATTTCATATACATTAACCGGACGTTTTTCGGACTTTACAATTTAATGTTCGATTTAAAAGCTCAAAATATAACAATTAATAATTACTTGAAATTATAA
- a CDS encoding SDR family oxidoreductase, with translation MTILVTGATGYIGKRLIPFLLNEGHTVFCVVRDRLRADKSYADEENVHVIEGDFLKPETLENIPKDIDVAYYLIHSMSNSSKDFKSLEEQCAQNFKSAIENTNAKQVIYLSGITNEKKLSKHLQSRKNVEEALASTKYALTVFKAGIIVGSGSSSFEIIRDLVEKLPFMIAPKWLNTKTQPIAVRDVLAFLTRGAGKTELYNTSYDIFGPEIITYKEMLLQFAEVRELKRYILTVPVMTPKLSSYWLYFVTSTSYKLATSLVDSMGVQIIGKPSNINSILDVHPISYKKAVKLAFEKIEQNSIVSSWKDSMISSGRLRKNLHKYINVPQFGCFRDYKERKVNDENITINKIWSIGGTTGWYYGNFLWRIRGYIDKLFGGIGLRRGRTNPSDLNVGDALDFWRVIFADKNKKKLLLYAEMRLPGEAWLEFKIEDNLLKQTATFRPRGLWGRLYWYSVLPFHGVIFKGMIDELAKA, from the coding sequence ATGACTATTCTTGTTACAGGAGCTACGGGCTACATTGGCAAACGCCTCATCCCCTTTTTGTTAAATGAAGGGCATACCGTGTTTTGTGTAGTACGAGATAGACTAAGGGCAGATAAAAGCTATGCTGACGAAGAGAACGTCCATGTAATTGAGGGCGATTTTTTAAAGCCAGAAACGTTGGAAAATATCCCAAAGGATATTGATGTAGCCTACTATCTAATTCATTCTATGTCCAACTCCTCGAAAGATTTCAAATCACTTGAAGAGCAATGTGCGCAAAATTTTAAATCGGCCATTGAAAACACAAATGCGAAACAAGTCATATACCTTAGTGGCATTACCAACGAGAAGAAGCTTTCAAAACACTTGCAGTCTAGAAAAAATGTTGAAGAAGCGCTAGCCTCAACAAAGTACGCATTAACGGTTTTTAAAGCAGGGATTATTGTTGGTTCCGGAAGCTCATCCTTCGAAATTATAAGGGATTTAGTTGAAAAGCTACCTTTTATGATTGCTCCAAAATGGCTAAACACCAAAACACAGCCTATTGCGGTAAGGGACGTCTTGGCCTTTTTAACTCGGGGAGCAGGCAAAACCGAACTTTATAATACATCTTATGATATTTTTGGTCCGGAAATTATCACATACAAAGAGATGCTGCTTCAGTTTGCCGAAGTACGTGAATTAAAACGCTACATACTAACCGTTCCAGTGATGACCCCAAAATTATCGTCGTATTGGTTGTATTTCGTTACCTCAACATCTTACAAACTCGCCACGTCGTTAGTAGATAGCATGGGCGTTCAAATTATTGGAAAACCAAGTAATATTAACAGCATTCTTGATGTTCACCCCATAAGCTACAAAAAAGCGGTAAAACTGGCGTTCGAAAAAATTGAGCAAAACAGTATAGTATCCAGTTGGAAAGATTCCATGATTAGCAGTGGCCGCCTTCGGAAAAATTTGCACAAATACATCAACGTACCTCAATTTGGCTGTTTTCGGGATTATAAAGAGCGTAAAGTAAATGACGAGAATATCACAATCAACAAAATTTGGAGCATTGGCGGTACTACAGGTTGGTATTACGGTAATTTTCTTTGGCGTATTCGCGGATATATCGACAAACTTTTTGGCGGTATTGGTTTAAGGCGCGGACGCACCAATCCGTCTGATTTGAATGTTGGCGATGCGCTCGACTTTTGGCGCGTTATTTTCGCCGACAAAAACAAAAAGAAGCTCTTACTATACGCAGAAATGCGACTACCCGGCGAGGCATGGCTCGAATTCAAGATTGAAGACAATTTGCTAAAACAGACCGCCACATTTAGACCTCGCGGACTTTGGGGCCGACTGTATTGGTACAGCGTGTTGCCGTTTCATGGCGTTATTTTTAAAGGCATGATTGACGAATTGGCCAAAGCTTAG
- a CDS encoding deoxyribodipyrimidine photo-lyase, whose translation MNTKPEIHLVWLKRDLRLQDNEAICNALNSGGNLLLLYCFEPLLLNDPHYSQRHWDFIKQSLTDLNHSLKPYHSKVLVVQSDIIAAINQILSAYKINNVYSHQETGILATFNRDKSFKRFCKNNFINWHENINNGVQRGLKDRKKWLELCDIFYDMEPLPFAPKDNQLLDLNAIGQLEKNFNVPSLKTDTNTPFQKGGRTTGLRYLKSFLKERYKNYMFHISKPELSRTSCSRLSPYIAWGNLSIREVLHQTNAVKKTIKNKKALNAFTSRLRWQSHFIQKFEMEHTMENASINKGYHKLKKNISLEYQEAWKTGKTGFPLVDACMRCLNETGYLNFRMRALVVSFFTHNLWQPWQEATTHLSQMFLDFEPGIHFPQLQMQAGETGINTLRIYNPIKNSLEFDPDGTFIKKWVPELRTLEIPFIHQPYLMTKMEQQFYNFKLGEDYPNPIVDIDATRKRASDTLWNLRKDNLVKNESKRILKKHTLAKRSNFTDIRNNS comes from the coding sequence ATGAATACTAAGCCCGAAATTCATTTAGTGTGGCTAAAGCGCGATTTGCGCCTACAAGACAACGAAGCCATCTGCAATGCCTTAAATTCTGGTGGAAATCTATTGCTGCTATACTGTTTCGAACCTTTACTGTTAAACGATCCACATTACAGCCAGCGGCATTGGGATTTTATAAAACAGTCTTTAACCGATTTAAACCATTCGTTGAAACCATACCACTCGAAAGTACTCGTGGTACAATCGGATATTATTGCGGCGATTAACCAAATTCTATCTGCCTACAAAATAAATAATGTTTATTCGCACCAAGAAACTGGCATACTGGCTACTTTTAATCGCGACAAATCCTTTAAGCGCTTTTGCAAAAACAACTTTATCAATTGGCATGAAAATATAAACAATGGCGTACAACGCGGACTAAAAGACCGCAAAAAATGGTTGGAACTTTGCGATATTTTCTATGATATGGAGCCATTGCCTTTCGCCCCAAAAGACAATCAGCTTTTAGATTTAAACGCTATTGGTCAACTAGAAAAAAACTTCAATGTTCCCAGTTTGAAAACCGACACAAATACGCCATTTCAAAAAGGCGGTCGCACAACTGGTTTGCGTTACTTAAAGTCGTTTTTAAAAGAACGCTACAAAAATTACATGTTCCATATCTCGAAACCAGAATTGAGCCGAACATCATGCAGCCGACTGTCGCCATACATCGCATGGGGCAACTTGTCGATTAGAGAAGTATTGCACCAAACAAATGCCGTTAAAAAAACCATAAAAAACAAGAAAGCACTCAACGCCTTTACCTCTCGCTTGCGCTGGCAATCACATTTCATTCAAAAATTTGAAATGGAGCACACCATGGAAAACGCTAGCATCAATAAAGGCTACCACAAGTTAAAAAAGAACATTTCATTGGAATATCAAGAGGCGTGGAAAACGGGGAAAACGGGATTCCCATTGGTTGACGCCTGTATGCGCTGCTTAAATGAAACGGGATATTTAAACTTTAGAATGCGGGCCTTGGTGGTTTCATTTTTTACGCACAACCTCTGGCAGCCTTGGCAAGAGGCCACAACACACTTATCGCAAATGTTCCTTGATTTTGAGCCCGGCATTCACTTTCCGCAGTTACAAATGCAGGCCGGTGAAACTGGTATTAACACGCTTCGTATCTACAATCCCATTAAAAACAGTTTAGAATTCGACCCTGATGGAACATTCATAAAAAAATGGGTTCCAGAATTAAGAACATTAGAGATTCCTTTTATCCATCAGCCCTATTTAATGACCAAAATGGAGCAACAATTTTACAATTTTAAACTTGGCGAAGATTACCCCAATCCAATTGTAGATATCGATGCTACCCGAAAAAGGGCTTCTGATACCCTATGGAATCTTCGTAAAGACAACCTTGTGAAAAATGAAAGCAAAAGAATTTTAAAAAAACACACATTGGCCAAACGCAGCAATTTTACAGATATCCGCAACAACAGCTAA
- a CDS encoding DUF2911 domain-containing protein, which produces MKKLLLVLLAFTAVYSAKAQVETPAPSPFSKTEQKVGLTDVTLEYSRPNMRGRTIFGDLVPYDKIWRTGANKNTTISLSTDAVVDGQTLKAGSYAIFTKPGKESWEVYFYSDTENWGTPQNWDESKVAAKATAEVYKMPVKIETFTITFDDLTSSSAVLGMLWEDVYAGVKIEVPTDDLVSKSISKVMNGPSSGDYFQSAVYYLQEGKDINQAKTWIDKAIAMAGDKAPFWQLRQQSLIYAKAGDKKGAIAAAKKSLAAAEAAGNADYVKMNKDSLKEWGAM; this is translated from the coding sequence ATGAAAAAATTACTACTAGTGCTATTGGCCTTTACAGCGGTCTACAGCGCAAAAGCTCAAGTGGAAACCCCAGCGCCTAGTCCGTTTTCTAAAACGGAACAAAAAGTGGGGTTGACCGACGTAACGTTGGAATATTCCAGACCCAATATGAGAGGAAGAACTATTTTTGGCGATTTGGTGCCCTATGATAAAATATGGAGAACGGGAGCAAACAAAAATACTACGATTAGCTTAAGTACAGATGCCGTTGTGGACGGACAAACTTTAAAAGCGGGAAGCTATGCTATTTTTACTAAACCTGGAAAGGAATCGTGGGAGGTTTATTTTTATTCGGATACCGAAAATTGGGGAACACCACAAAATTGGGACGAAAGTAAAGTAGCCGCAAAAGCCACCGCAGAGGTTTACAAAATGCCTGTAAAAATTGAAACGTTTACCATAACATTTGACGATTTAACCAGTAGTTCTGCCGTTTTAGGCATGCTGTGGGAAGATGTTTATGCTGGGGTGAAAATAGAGGTGCCTACTGACGATTTGGTGTCTAAATCCATTTCAAAAGTGATGAACGGACCAAGTTCGGGCGATTATTTCCAGTCTGCGGTATATTATTTACAGGAAGGCAAAGACATCAATCAGGCTAAAACGTGGATTGATAAAGCGATTGCTATGGCGGGCGATAAAGCTCCATTTTGGCAATTGAGGCAACAGTCGTTGATCTATGCCAAAGCTGGTGATAAAAAAGGTGCTATTGCTGCTGCTAAAAAATCGTTGGCTGCGGCCGAAGCTGCCGGTAATGCCGATTACGTTAAAATGAATAAAGATTCACTGAAAGAGTGGGGGGCGATGTAA
- a CDS encoding TetR family transcriptional regulator C-terminal domain-containing protein, with amino-acid sequence MAKKKNISSDKIISFYMDFILEHGENPKSVYAFSKFHNFEEAQFYEHFTSFESVEKGIFEAFFTNSLTVLEKNEDYQIFDARNKLLSFYYTFFENLTANRSYVVYALNKHKNELKNLRALSGLRQLFTAYVNSLGIQMLDLKEKRLERLQEKALKESAWGQLLFTIKFWMEDQSPAFEKTDVFIEKSVNTSFDVLNIAPLQSVLDLGKFLFKEKIHMN; translated from the coding sequence ATGGCAAAGAAAAAAAATATCAGCAGCGACAAAATCATAAGTTTTTACATGGATTTTATTTTAGAACACGGTGAAAACCCCAAATCGGTTTACGCTTTTTCTAAATTCCATAATTTTGAAGAAGCCCAATTTTACGAGCACTTTACATCCTTCGAATCGGTCGAAAAAGGGATTTTTGAAGCTTTTTTCACGAATTCGTTGACCGTATTAGAAAAAAACGAAGACTACCAAATCTTTGACGCTCGGAACAAACTCCTCAGTTTTTATTATACCTTCTTTGAAAACCTCACTGCTAACCGGAGCTATGTGGTATATGCCCTAAACAAGCATAAAAACGAATTGAAAAACCTACGTGCCTTATCTGGATTAAGACAGCTTTTTACAGCGTATGTGAATAGTTTAGGCATTCAAATGCTAGATTTAAAGGAAAAGCGCTTAGAACGTCTACAGGAAAAAGCGTTGAAAGAATCGGCTTGGGGCCAACTATTATTTACTATTAAATTTTGGATGGAAGACCAATCGCCCGCCTTCGAAAAAACCGATGTTTTTATTGAAAAATCGGTAAACACCAGCTTCGACGTACTGAATATTGCGCCATTACAAAGCGTTTTAGATTTAGGAAAGTTCCTTTTCAAAGAAAAAATACACATGAACTAA
- a CDS encoding cryptochrome/photolyase family protein → MKTLRLILGDQLNIKHSWFKNTEDNVLYCLFEMRQETDYVVHHIQKVIGFFAAMRQFSEDLKSAGHRVYYLKINDENNQQKLAENLSEVIDNENIQKFEYVLPDEYRLDEQLKTFCNQLNIESQSVSAEHFYTSREELAQFFEGKKQYLMENFYRYMRKTHEILMVGNQPEGGKWNYDKSNRNKWTGDTEIPQYKWFKNDVDSVIEDIEQANIKTIGEFKSKTFQYPITRKQGLEQLKYFCEHLLVHFGDFQDAMHTNQTYLFHSRLSFAMNLKLLSPKDVVNTVMNYYRKHREHIDISQVEGFVRQIIGWREYMRGMYWMLMPGYKTKNELKNNNPLPEFFWTGNTKMNCLKHAITNSLENGYAHHIQRLMVTGNYALLTQTNPDEVDQWYLGIYVDAVEWVQLTNTRGMSQFADGGKIATKPYVSSGSYISKMSNYCDNCHYNKNKKIEKNACPFNSLYWNFLDEKRQFLGNNYRMKMMYSVLDKMDDSQKEQIKKRAQHIINNQDEY, encoded by the coding sequence ATGAAAACCCTCCGACTCATACTTGGCGATCAACTCAATATAAAACACTCTTGGTTTAAAAACACCGAAGACAATGTGTTATACTGTCTTTTTGAAATGCGACAGGAAACTGATTATGTGGTGCACCACATTCAAAAAGTGATTGGCTTTTTTGCGGCAATGCGTCAGTTTTCAGAAGATTTAAAAAGTGCTGGACACCGTGTTTATTACTTAAAAATCAATGATGAAAACAATCAGCAAAAGTTAGCTGAGAACCTATCCGAAGTCATTGATAATGAAAATATTCAAAAGTTTGAATACGTCCTTCCCGATGAATATCGATTGGACGAGCAGTTAAAAACATTCTGCAACCAGTTGAATATAGAATCCCAGTCCGTTTCCGCAGAACATTTTTATACCAGCAGAGAGGAATTGGCTCAGTTTTTTGAGGGCAAAAAGCAGTATCTCATGGAAAACTTCTACCGATACATGCGTAAAACACATGAAATTCTGATGGTTGGCAATCAGCCCGAAGGCGGTAAATGGAACTACGACAAAAGCAACCGAAACAAATGGACTGGTGATACTGAAATTCCGCAGTACAAATGGTTTAAAAACGACGTAGATAGTGTGATTGAGGATATTGAACAAGCTAATATTAAAACCATTGGCGAATTTAAAAGCAAAACCTTTCAATACCCCATTACTAGAAAGCAAGGATTGGAACAACTCAAATATTTTTGCGAACATCTACTGGTTCACTTTGGCGATTTTCAGGATGCCATGCATACCAACCAAACGTATTTATTCCATTCTCGGCTATCATTTGCCATGAATTTAAAACTTCTTTCTCCAAAAGATGTCGTGAATACGGTTATGAATTATTACCGAAAACACCGCGAGCACATCGATATTTCGCAGGTTGAAGGTTTTGTGCGACAGATTATTGGGTGGCGCGAGTACATGCGCGGCATGTATTGGATGCTCATGCCAGGCTACAAAACCAAAAACGAACTAAAAAACAATAACCCCTTGCCCGAGTTTTTCTGGACGGGCAATACTAAAATGAATTGCTTAAAACACGCCATTACCAACTCATTGGAAAATGGATATGCCCATCACATTCAGCGGCTCATGGTAACTGGAAATTATGCGCTTTTAACCCAAACCAATCCCGATGAAGTAGACCAATGGTATTTGGGCATTTATGTTGATGCCGTTGAGTGGGTACAGCTCACTAACACCCGTGGGATGAGTCAGTTTGCAGATGGCGGAAAAATTGCCACTAAGCCTTATGTTTCCTCAGGCTCCTACATCAGTAAGATGAGTAATTATTGCGACAACTGCCATTACAACAAAAACAAAAAAATTGAAAAAAATGCCTGCCCGTTCAATAGCCTGTATTGGAACTTCTTGGATGAAAAACGTCAATTTTTAGGCAACAACTACCGCATGAAAATGATGTACAGTGTTCTCGATAAAATGGATGATTCACAAAAAGAACAAATTAAAAAACGGGCGCAACATATCATAAATAATCAAGATGAATACTAA
- a CDS encoding DsbA family oxidoreductase → MHIKIWSDIRCPFCYIGKKHFESALKQFPNSDEITIEWKSFELDPNLKTATDKNAIEHFVESKGIDPERAKHMFNNVTAMASQAGLDFNLEASVPANTLKAHRLLHFAKNQGLGDQTKEVLLKAHLSEGKNVDDVNTLTSLASGLGMDAEKAKTMLDSDDFTYEVRKDQMEARNLGINSVPFFVIDNQYGISGAQPVEVFTESLEKAWKNKQGKLEMVPEGHSCDIDGHCN, encoded by the coding sequence ATGCATATAAAAATATGGTCCGATATCAGATGTCCATTCTGCTACATCGGCAAAAAACATTTTGAATCCGCCCTTAAGCAATTTCCAAATAGTGACGAGATTACAATAGAATGGAAAAGTTTCGAGCTAGACCCGAATTTAAAAACCGCGACCGATAAAAATGCAATCGAACATTTTGTTGAAAGCAAAGGAATTGACCCAGAGCGAGCCAAACATATGTTTAATAATGTTACCGCCATGGCATCACAGGCAGGTTTGGATTTTAATTTGGAAGCCTCTGTTCCGGCGAACACATTGAAAGCACACCGTTTGCTTCATTTTGCTAAAAATCAAGGCTTAGGAGACCAAACCAAAGAAGTGCTTTTAAAAGCCCACCTTAGCGAAGGAAAGAATGTGGACGACGTAAACACACTCACCTCCTTGGCCTCTGGTTTAGGAATGGATGCCGAAAAAGCAAAAACCATGTTGGACTCGGATGATTTTACCTATGAAGTGCGCAAAGACCAAATGGAAGCCCGCAATCTAGGCATTAACAGCGTGCCTTTTTTCGTGATAGACAATCAATACGGTATTTCTGGGGCACAACCAGTGGAAGTATTTACCGAATCGCTTGAAAAGGCTTGGAAAAACAAACAAGGTAAACTTGAGATGGTTCCGGAAGGCCATAGTTGCGATATAGACGGCCACTGTAATTAA